Genomic DNA from Telopea speciosissima isolate NSW1024214 ecotype Mountain lineage chromosome 2, Tspe_v1, whole genome shotgun sequence:
TTTGGATGACAGCACAGACACACATACACAATTAAATAGAAAGAGTTTAATAAGAATGTATCTAAGCTGTCAGGATGAGAAGTAGAAATCTCCAAGCTCCATTCATGGAAGGTGGTGGGTAGTCCAAAttccattaaaatttttaatccCTAAAACCCAAACTTTAGCAGCTCCATGTGATCAGCACCTCGTCAAGGTTGACCAGTCTTAGATAACAGCTCTTCCCTAGGATAACGCTAGAAAATATAACTACATCTGGATTTTCCGCACTTCTCGTTCTCTCCATCATTCGTACTACCTTCCAATTCTATATATAGGCTAAAAGAAAGTAGAAATCTATCATCCCATCTCATGCAAAAGTCCTTGGAAAACTGAGAATACGCGGCGCCTTGACGTGGTGAACCTGTTTACTAGATTGAATGAGAGAGTAACAGAAACCCCCCAACACCTCCACCTTGAAGGCTTGaacaaacaagaagaagagattatAGAAAGCCAATTACGCCAGTATATAAGTAGATCCTGATTGATAAGAAATATAGTAAGGGCACCCATTTGATCCTTTGGAATTGggtttctcctcttcttcactCATCTTCACTCTGTACAGTCACAGATAAAAGACAGTTAAATGGCTTCAGACCTCTCCACCATTCTTCCAAGGGTCCTCATTGTCTCCCGACGAACCGTTCGCAAGAACAAGTTTGTTGATTTTGTGGGTAAGTTCCAAATTCTAAAtcgtttttcttcttttaattgccttctttggattttgattcttaaaatatatatagaaactGAAAACGAACAATATATGATTTGGGTTCTTAATTTTCTGTATTGAATTTGAAATGTTTAGGTGAATATCATCTCGATCTCATTGTAAGTTATGGGGCTGTGCCGGTAATTGTCCCTAGAGTTGCCGGAGTTCATACTCTGTTGGACAGTTTTGAGCCAATCCATGGAGTTCTACTCTGTGAAGGTGAAGACATTGACCCTTCACTCTATGACGCCGAGCTCTCTGGCCTTTCATCCGAGGAGCTAGAAGAGGTCAGGAGATCCCATGTGAGTGATACAGCCATTGACAAAGAGAAGGACACCATTGAACTGAGGCTTGCGAAGCTCTGCCTTGAAAGGAACATACCCTATTTGGGGATTTGTAGGGGTTCACAGGTCCTTAACGTTGCTTGTGGGGGATCCCTTTACCAAGACATTGAGAAAGAACTCCCCAAGAATATCCCAGAAGGAGAGAGAGTGGTACACATTGACTATGATAACTACGATGGGCATCGTCACAAGGTGAAGGTAGTGGAAAATACCCCATTGGATGCCTGGTTCAGAGATTCTCTGGAGGAAGGGAAGATGGAGATTTGGGTCAATAGCTACCATCATCAAGGTGTGAAAAGATTAGCCCAAAGATTTGTTCCAATGGCTCTCTCTCCAGATGGTTTGATTGAAGGGTTCTATGATCCTGATGCTTATAATCCCCAAGAGGGTAAGTTCATAATGGGACTCCAATTCCATCCAGAACGTATGAGGCGCCCTGGTTTGGAGGATTTCGATTATCCCGGTTGCCCATCAGCATATCAGGTAACTATTACTGTGTCATTGGTAGATCATGTGAAAGTTGTAATCCCATTACTTATGCAGGATTGCAGGAGCAGTGTTTGATTGAGTTCATCTGTTATGTCAACTGAATGTGCAGGAATTTGCGAGGGCAGTGATTGCTTACCAGAAGAAACTGAATAGCTCAATAAGTATGCCAAGAGGTCTGAAGCTTGACCAagagatggaaaagaaaagaagcattATCGTTCGAAGTTTCTCCATTGCAAAAGAGATGTACACTGCAGGGCGTGAAATGCCTCCAGATAAGTGTG
This window encodes:
- the LOC122649440 gene encoding putative glutamine amidotransferase GAT1_2.1, whose translation is MASDLSTILPRVLIVSRRTVRKNKFVDFVGEYHLDLIVSYGAVPVIVPRVAGVHTLLDSFEPIHGVLLCEGEDIDPSLYDAELSGLSSEELEEVRRSHVSDTAIDKEKDTIELRLAKLCLERNIPYLGICRGSQVLNVACGGSLYQDIEKELPKNIPEGERVVHIDYDNYDGHRHKVKVVENTPLDAWFRDSLEEGKMEIWVNSYHHQGVKRLAQRFVPMALSPDGLIEGFYDPDAYNPQEGKFIMGLQFHPERMRRPGLEDFDYPGCPSAYQEFARAVIAYQKKLNSSISMPRGLKLDQEMEKKRSIIVRSFSIAKEMYTAGREMPPDKCDLEAGAEFLQSNTALSTQQEKRLKQMGATVRNAHAYLERLKLNEEREKLARKVMGKMSIEQLSDLVSFYHMMGTICSEVLEKKVQCLLSTEN